From the Exiguobacterium marinum DSM 16307 genome, the window TTCGCTCGGCACACATCGATAGACCGTATGAAGCATTCTCCACGTTACATCCTGTAATCTCATTACCGGATGCGTCGATGACGACAGCCCCGACGTTAAATTTTGAATAAGGTGTATAAGCGCGCTTGCGCGCCTCAATAGCTTTATGCACGAGTTCTTGTACGCGTTCTTGTGAAATCATTGGATGTTCCTCCACTTCTATATTTGATAAGAAGTCTGACATCTGAACTATAACGTGAAAACGCTTACTTCACAAGTATTTTCACCGACTCGTCAATATTTTTTCTTTTTCTTCTTCTCGAATACAACAACGGATTCGACATGTGATGTCTGAGGGAACATGTCGTACGGTTGTACGTAATTCACCTTGTATCCGGCCTTCATCAACTGATCGGTATCACGTGCGAGCGTCTGCGGGTTGCATGACACGTAAACAATTCGTTTCGCCTTGGATGAAATGATTGAATTGATTAATTGATGATCCATACCTGTCCGTGGCGGATCGACTACGACGACATCTGGGAGCCATCCATCTTTAACCCAACGAGGGATCCAATGCTCGGCACGCCCTTCGACGTACGTGACGTGGCTGTAGCCATTCTCACGCATATGGTCGTTCGCATCTTCGACTGCTTCCGGTACAACTTCCATTCCTCGAATTTCCTTCGCGTGTGGCGCTAACCAGAGACCGATCGAACCGACACCCGCATACGCATCAATGACACGTTCTTCACCCGTCAATGCTGCAGCTTCAACGACTTCACGATACATTTTTTCCGTCTGTGCCGGATTCAACTGGAAGAATGCGCGTGGTGACAAGTGATAATGGACGTCATCAAGCTGCTCATCCATCTTTTCTTGACCCGCGATGTGAACCGTCCGATAACCAAAAATAACACTAGATCGGTTTGAATTGATATTGATATGGAACGAGACAACATTTGGCAATGCCATGATGCGGTCACTCAATTCATCTAAATCCGGGACATCTTCATGCCCAACGACGAGAACAACTTGTACGTCATTCGTGTTGTATCCGGAACGAACGACGACGGTTCTGGCATACCCCGTGTCGCGGCGTGCGTCATAGACGGGGATGTCGAGTTCGTTTAAAATACGGACAATCGCATTATTGATGTTCGTTGTGTCACGTTGTTGGACCATACAGTGCTCAATCGACACGAGATGGTTTGTGTTCGGCTTGTAGAGTCCTGAGACAATCTCGCCATGGCGTGTGCCGAGTGGGAATTGTGATTTATTTCGATAGTACCACGGGTCTTCCATACCAATTGTCGGACGAATATCCGATTTTTCCACGTTTAGCTTCGTCTTTTGACGGAAGGCATTTCGAACGATTTCTTCTTTATACTCCATCTGCAGACGAGAACTCATGTGTTGGATTTGGCAGCCTCCACACTCGTCGTAAATCGGACAAGGTGCTTTAACACGGTCTTTCGAGTCGTTGTCGCGTTTGACGACACGCGCTTCTGCATAATTTTTTTCTACACGTGTGATTTCGACTTTTGCTCGTTCTCCCGGTAATAAGTTTGGTATGAAAATGACCATGCGATTGATTGTCGCGATGCCCTCTCCATTAATGCCAAGTCGGTCGACTGTGACATCTTTAAAATCTCCAGTAATTAATTTCAATCTGATTCATCCTTTCGAGACGATTGTTCTAGGTCTTTGGCGTAACGCACCACTTTAGCGCGCAACGAATCAATGTCGGCTAACAGGCGATGTAAATCTTCAGGTGTCGTATGCTCGTCTAGCGTGTTGACCGATAGACATAGCAGTTCCGTTCTCGATTTTAGGACGTTCATCTTTCCGGCAGTATCTGTACGTGATTTACCCATCTTGTAATCGCTCCTTTGGTTCGTGACAAAGAGTTGCTATTATAGCATACTATTTCGTGTAACTTGATGAAAAGGTGGAATCCACATGCAAAACATCTCCCCAACTTTCGACCCTTGGGAAGCCTATCTCGATCAAGTCGAACATGGTCGACTCGTCTTATCCAACGTCGAAGTAACAACAACAAAATTGTGTAATATGCGCTGCGAACATTGTGCGGTCGGTTATATGCTTGACCAGAAGGAAGAACCTGAAGTCCCACTCGAATTGTTAATTCAACGATTGGATGAAATCGAACATTTACGCGCCTTCTCCATCACAGGTGGTGAACCGATGTTATCGATGAAATCGGTCCGTAACTATGTCGTTCCGCTGTTACGCTATGCGAAAGAACGTGGCGCCCGCACTCAGATCAACTCGAACTTGACGCTACCGTTATCTCGCTATCATCTTATTACCCCTTACTTGGACGTTTTGCACATTTCGCATAACTGGGGCACCGATGCCGATTTCCTCGAAGGTGGATTTGCGATGATGGATCGTAAACCGAGTGAAGAGGCAAGGTTAAAAATGCTCCAAACGATGAAAGATAATGCCCGTGCCCTCACAGCTGAAGGAATCATCGTGTCAGCGGAGACGATGATCAACAAACGGACGATTCCGCACCTGAAAGAGATCCATGAAGAAATCGTATCGCTTGGTTGTCAGCGACATGAGGTGCACCCAATGTACCCCGCAGACTTCGCTAGCGCCCTAGAATCAGCATCGCTCGCTGATACGCGACAAGCCATCCATGACTTACTCGACGTCCGTGACGAAAACGTCTGGATGCTCTTTGGGACATTGCCCTTCTATGCATGTTCCGATTTACCAGAAGATCGTGCTCTCTTAAAACGACTTCATGAAACAAAAAACGTGACCGTCCGAAATGACCCGGATGGTCGTTCACGCCTTAACACGAATATCTTTGACGGACAAATCATCGTGACCGATTTTGGTGACGAGCTCGGTACTCTTGGTACCGTCTATGATACGTCATTCCAAGATGCGTATGATACGTGGACGAACAGCCAACTGAACGCCACGCTGTCTTGTCATTGCCCAGCCGTCAAATGTCTTGGACCAAATGCTCTGGTCAAGCAAGCCTATTACCCGACCGTGGATTTTAAATCTCGCAAAGCTACATCGTTTTAATTATTTCGATTCGGGAAATGTTCTGTATATTAACTGAATCGAGGTGTGTGTAGATGACTGCGATTTACGTGTTCATTATTACGGTTATGGCCATCGTGATTTTCGGTGGAACACTCAGTATTTTATTGACAGCCGCATTCGTTTCAGACAAAGTAGAGCATGATGAAATGTTTAGTCAAGGCAGTTGGGATGATGAGTTACTACACTTAAATCACTCTCCACAACCGATTGACGACACGAAAAGCTGAGAACATTCTCGGCTTTTTCACTTTGACTTCATGAGGTGAATCCATGCTCCGTTTTCGTTTTATGATCTTACTATTGATCGTCTTTATTTCCGGTTTGATTCAAGGCGCACTCATCCCACTCTTATCCACTTTAATCGAGCGTGACGGGGCACCAGCCTGGGTGAACGGGTTAAATGCGACGATGCTCTATGTTGGGGTAATTGTCTCTGCACCTCTCTTAGAGAGATTCGTTCGAAAATACGGCTTTCGGCCGACCATCGTCCTCGGGATTGTTTTGACGGCATTCGCAACCTTCGCATTGCCGATATGGCCGTCCCTACTCGTCTGGGCGATGATGCGCTTCTTCATCGGATTTGGGGACTCCGCATTACACTACGGATCGCAAGTATGGGTCACGTCCTCTAGTGAAAAACGTAGTCTCGGTCGAGCGATGGCCTATTATGGGATGTCGTTCAGTCTCGGGTTCGCCGTCGGTCCGTTGATTGCACCACTCGTCGATTTATGGTTTTGGTTACCATTTTTGATTATTGTCTTTTTCTGTCTCGCTTCGTTGATGCTCGTCTTTAAAGTCGAGAATGAATTCCCTGAGGTCGAGAAAGTGAAGACCAATTCGAAGGGGCGAATTCGACTAATTCTAGTCGGTGCAGGGTATACACTCCTTCCCGCCTTTACATACGGTTTCCTCGAAGCGAGTTTAAACGCCAACTTCCCAATCTTCACATCACGAAACGGGATGAGTTTGACGGAGACAAGTACACTCATCACGACGTTCATCGTCATGTCGATTGTCGTTCAGCTTCCGCTCGGACGCCTCGCTGACTTGTATGGAAAGAAACGCATCTTACAAATTGTGCTGACATTTGGAACACTCGTGTTCGCCTTGGCGAATCTCGTCGTCGATCATTATATCGGTCTACTCCTCCTATTCGCCCTAGCCGGCGCAGGTTTAGGGTCGACGTACTCACTCGGTTTAGCGCACATGACAGAAGTACTCCCTCGCTCCTTGTTGCCGACCGGAAACATGCTGTACAGTATTTCATTCAGCATCGGTTCGATCTCAGGTCCGATGATTGGTGCGTTCTGGTTGTCCCTTCCAAAAGAAGTTTATTTCTTGATGTATGCAGTCATTTTAGGGGTTCTATCGTTCCGACTGTTTACGTCAAAATCAAAACCAATCCAAATTTAAAAAGGCAGGTGATTCCCATGAACCACCTGCCTTTCATTATTCTACAATCCGATCTTTCTCATCGTTTAGTTGTAAAGCCCGGATGAACACCTCATCTAGCGCGAACGGTTCCGTATCTAGCGAAGCGAGGACATCTGGTTTCAGCGTCACCTCTACGACACGGTCATCAAACTGCCATCTCGTTTGAATGTCGTCTCCTTGTCTCGTCGCGCGGGTCGCCACCGGACCGTGACGTTCCTTCAAAGTTTGACTCACGCACTTCATCACGTACTTGACGTACTCATCTCTCGGTTGACGCGAGATGAGTATGTTTCGAACGATTCGATTCCTAGTCATTGTTTTTCCTCCTCCCTTTGAATGATTGCGCACGCAAGTCTTTACAAACGAAGACCGATTTCAGAACCAAAAAATCAGAATTTTTAATATATTTTGTCATGATATTTTATTTCCGTCAACTCTGTCTCATCTTCAATTGCTTAATGCATGTTTCTCATCCGCCTCCCTTGAAAGTAAGTGGATAAATAAA encodes:
- the rlmD gene encoding 23S rRNA (uracil(1939)-C(5))-methyltransferase RlmD is translated as MKLITGDFKDVTVDRLGINGEGIATINRMVIFIPNLLPGERAKVEITRVEKNYAEARVVKRDNDSKDRVKAPCPIYDECGGCQIQHMSSRLQMEYKEEIVRNAFRQKTKLNVEKSDIRPTIGMEDPWYYRNKSQFPLGTRHGEIVSGLYKPNTNHLVSIEHCMVQQRDTTNINNAIVRILNELDIPVYDARRDTGYARTVVVRSGYNTNDVQVVLVVGHEDVPDLDELSDRIMALPNVVSFHININSNRSSVIFGYRTVHIAGQEKMDEQLDDVHYHLSPRAFFQLNPAQTEKMYREVVEAAALTGEERVIDAYAGVGSIGLWLAPHAKEIRGMEVVPEAVEDANDHMRENGYSHVTYVEGRAEHWIPRWVKDGWLPDVVVVDPPRTGMDHQLINSIISSKAKRIVYVSCNPQTLARDTDQLMKAGYKVNYVQPYDMFPQTSHVESVVVFEKKKKKKY
- the yfkAB gene encoding radical SAM/CxCxxxxC motif protein YfkAB; the encoded protein is MQNISPTFDPWEAYLDQVEHGRLVLSNVEVTTTKLCNMRCEHCAVGYMLDQKEEPEVPLELLIQRLDEIEHLRAFSITGGEPMLSMKSVRNYVVPLLRYAKERGARTQINSNLTLPLSRYHLITPYLDVLHISHNWGTDADFLEGGFAMMDRKPSEEARLKMLQTMKDNARALTAEGIIVSAETMINKRTIPHLKEIHEEIVSLGCQRHEVHPMYPADFASALESASLADTRQAIHDLLDVRDENVWMLFGTLPFYACSDLPEDRALLKRLHETKNVTVRNDPDGRSRLNTNIFDGQIIVTDFGDELGTLGTVYDTSFQDAYDTWTNSQLNATLSCHCPAVKCLGPNALVKQAYYPTVDFKSRKATSF
- a CDS encoding MFS transporter encodes the protein MLRFRFMILLLIVFISGLIQGALIPLLSTLIERDGAPAWVNGLNATMLYVGVIVSAPLLERFVRKYGFRPTIVLGIVLTAFATFALPIWPSLLVWAMMRFFIGFGDSALHYGSQVWVTSSSEKRSLGRAMAYYGMSFSLGFAVGPLIAPLVDLWFWLPFLIIVFFCLASLMLVFKVENEFPEVEKVKTNSKGRIRLILVGAGYTLLPAFTYGFLEASLNANFPIFTSRNGMSLTETSTLITTFIVMSIVVQLPLGRLADLYGKKRILQIVLTFGTLVFALANLVVDHYIGLLLLFALAGAGLGSTYSLGLAHMTEVLPRSLLPTGNMLYSISFSIGSISGPMIGAFWLSLPKEVYFLMYAVILGVLSFRLFTSKSKPIQI